Genomic window (Helianthus annuus cultivar XRQ/B chromosome 3, HanXRQr2.0-SUNRISE, whole genome shotgun sequence):
CACCAAAAGCATGCCGCATCCGAACCAGCCGCTGGACCCTTGCAACCATGATAGGGGCCAGTAACTTCCACTGTTGCCGCCTTTGGTACCCAAACCTGAGTCATTGGCTGCTTGCCCTTTGACCTCTCACTTCCACCTTCAGACGGTGGCGTCCTGAAAGCAGCTCCTTAGGAAGGACGAAAAACACCTCTAACATGAGGGGGCGAAGCAAAACGGGCTGGCGGGGAACCAAAGTGCCCCCGAACCTGCGTAACGGTGCCCGGGGAGCTGAAGTGGGCAGAAGGTGAACCGAACCGGGCGGCTGGTGAACCCAGacgtgtttggggggggggggcggcAGGGGGTCGGGGGAGACCCGGTGGCTTGTCTGGGATACCAAACCAAACCTGGGTCCGAATTCATATCCAGTCGGCGACGATCCCATACTTGCACCCCTGAGCCACCGCCGTCACGCTGGATAGGGAGCCAACAAGTGTCTGGGTTAGACACCAACCCCATCTGCCCAGGGCTCCACACTTGCACTGTTTTGGCTTTCGCAGCTTGATTGGGAGGGCTTGGCGACGAGCCTGGACGGAAggtaaaaaaactatttttttaaataaaaaaaattaaataaacgaCGCGCTAAAACAATGTAACACATTTTTTAGTGGTTTATTAGTTCACCTCCGGGGGGGACAGGTTTGCGTGGACGCCACACTTTCCGGCCATCTGCCATCTTGTTTCCTTTGGGTTTTGAAGTCTGTTAGTGGATTTGAAAATTCTTTTTTGCTTTTCTTGGCATGAAAACAAATGCATGACCCTTGACCCTTGACCATTGTGCAGATATCATTTCAATTCAAAAATGTCACACTTGTGATTGTGTGGTTCCAAGCCCATGTCTATTTTTTAGAaaaagacaaagttagaaaagatGTTTTGTCCAATTCCAAAACACCTCTTCTTACACAGACACACCTACCACTTCATTTTTGTTTTTAAAAGTGTGTTATTCTTGTTTTTTTTCCGCATGTTTTAAGTTTTAACGGATTCATGCCCAAAGTCCTCATACAAATGGGGAATTCGCAACAAAATTCGAAACAGAATTTTAGACATTTTAACAAAATTCGAAACATGCATTGGGGGTTTACGTAAATTTACATTTTACAGTTTACCTAAAAGATTCACGTTTTTTCGATCTATAGCTTATGAAATTTTACGTTTCCCATAAACAGTCAAcattttaaaacttaaaagtttaagttttacattaaaaatttttcgttttacgttaaAAGGTTTTACATTTCACCCCTTTTATGTCTTACGAAAAAATGTTTCACGGTTTAAGTAAATTTACGTTTTACAGTCAAAAAAagcttttacgttttacgttttacgtaattTTTCGTTTTACAGTTTAAGGTTTATGTTTCACATAGAAAAAGTCTACATTCTACGTTTTGTTGGTTGCTGCTAATTTTTACGTATTCCTCACATATGAACATAACATTACGTAAATTTGATTGGAGGAGGGGGGTGGGATGATAAACCGAGAACAGACAAACAACATAACATTTCAAAAACATAAACTAAGTACTATTAACCATaccacaaaaggggggggggttacTTTATACATTAATTGTTGTACCAAAGTTAGAGATATAATATACCAAAAAAACTATTACCTTGCCCAAACACAGCCATAGTTGTCACCAAAAAACACGTTAACCCAACCGTGTACCACCAGTTCATAAGATGAACCCCTATCCAAAAAACGCCACCCCCATCACACCGCCCCATTTAGACCAAGTTTCTAAGGTTCTGCAGTCTTCCGTTTCTTTGGGCAGTTGCGCGAGTCATGCCCGGTTACAAACCGGTTGCATGTTATGCATAATCGCTGGGGCTTTTGGTGATTCTGGACTGCCCTCTCCCCCGGCTCAATCATGCGTTTGTTGGTCCCGCATCCCTTATTGCGTACGCCTTGAGGATTTGAGCAAGAAATGGGGGTGCTACTCTCATCTTCCACCACCACGCCAAGCATATCAGCCATAACTTGTGTTTCTGTCGCCTCAACGATTCTTTTACCACGTCGAGCGTCAGTCAATTCTTTCGTCCAGCCTTTGATTTTTTCAATGAAATCCTCCATTGCTGCCCGGTCGCCCACCACAGCCTGCAGCGCTTCAGAAAAACAGTCTACTAGGTTGTTCCTAGTTAACGAAACCGGAGACAAATCTACCCCACACCTGAATTCTACACGAAAAACCAACTTCGGCAACACGTGACGTCCCCAGCGACTAACCACATAATTAATCGGAATTTCGTCCACTTTTGTTTGCCGGAAGACGCAGAATATATGCCTGCAAAGGTATCCAATACGGCACCACAGGTTACAGGAGCATGTTGTAGTGTCTTCCACTGGGTCGACTTTAACCTGCACCATGTCGGCAAACACGCCCACGTTAAAAAAAAGAGTACTGAAAAGAAAAAAACAGGAAGGGACCATTACTGTGAATTCATTGACGACATCGGAACGCTTGTCCAAATGCGTAACAGTATATATCTTTCTCCCGTCGACTTCTTCGACACCGGTAGTGTAGCAGTGTAAAAGGCCCTTCAGGATCTCTTTGCGAACCTCGACGAAGATGGCCGGGGAATACAAAAATGCACAGTGCTTCTCTATCGCCAAACCCGACTTGAACTCGTGCACGCGATCATCCGCCTTGAAGTCCCCAACCCTCTGCCTGTATCGTTGGGACTCCAATGTGGAGTCGTAACACAAAAGAAAACTAGACATGGGTGTTCGCCCAGGAGGAGTTCACCTTAAACGCGGAGTTCGAACTCTCGCATCGGGATGTAGTCTTCAACAAACAGGACATTGGGATTTCTCTCAAATACGCCAGGACCCACACCTCCTTAATGTTGAACATGTCTCTCAGCCACTCGTGATCTTCGAGCCCATACTTCTCTAGCAGCTTCCCCCATCTCCTCTCGAATGTCTCCGGTTTAATATAAATGTTCCATAGCAGTTTATGTATGGAAGCCCTGAATTCAAAGTTATGTGCGACCTCTCCTGTAATCTGGAAGGAAAGAAAAATGATAAATGTTGGATCGTTccggtgaccctaaacagtcaagttgagtagttcatcatcatttacaaaagcggaatcaatgcaaacaatgtcaaacagcATGTTccttttcaatttcttttctattACTGAattcctgagcttttacacgttcaaatgacaaacggacaACACCTCGGCTCAATACACCagacctgattccgctccaaatgaacacaacacacacatatatataggtaggctgatttcgcttgaaacagctCAAGAGAAATCTCTTATTTCGCTCCAAaccactcaagcggaatcaccatgttgtggttcaagcggaataacaagcaatcctgatttcgcttgaaatgtactattgacatttcaagcggaattacccacTAATTTACATTTTCTTGATATTTGTGCCCTGGTCTATCCtgtctagacataagactcgattaagacgtagttaacagacactggatgcaccaacagactcccccttggatgttgacgaagtctttggcgtcgagtcttcagtcctTGTCTCTTTCCAAATTGTCTTTCTTGTAAAAGCtctcttcaaatcttcaaactttaatcttcaatctcccctttgaatgttgatccagaatctagactccccctttcacagactccccctctcgataagctgggatcTAGAATCTCTGATTCAAACTTTAACATTTTGCTTCCATGGGGATGTTTAATCCTGtttcctgtttctcaaacatataacattacaatctattcaACCTTAAAAATTTCAACtgttcatcagttttagaaatccacttaagtattcaggtccaagttaatgaccctgattactcaattaatctaccaagtccaatttaatgaccttggttgatttcagacaaaacaaactgatttttgttcaagaattttcaaacattttctgaagataacaagtttcaagttaatgaacttgtttttgacttttcaacaaTCAGATTTTATCCAaataagctctcctcatcctcCAGTCCAGAAACTTCTTGCATCTGCTTTAACTTTGAGAATCTAACGAtcaactttccactttggtttgtcggaaaataaagcagaaataattttttttgagtttttaataaattttctaaactagaaatgaaatacagaaatttAAATGTAGAATAtaatgaaagtaaactatttacaaacatatttttggtgagcgtgtcagggaatcatatcagctatcagacaagtcactagtaccgttaagcttttatttcatactcagaattaa
Coding sequences:
- the LOC110898798 gene encoding uncharacterized protein LOC110898798: MSSFLLCYDSTLESQRYRQRVGDFKADDRVHEFKSGLAIEKHCAFLYSPAIFVEVRKEILKGLLHCYTTGVEEVDGRKIYTVTHLDKRSDVVNEFTVMVPSCFFLFSTLFFNVGVFADMVQVKVDPVEDTTTCSCNLWCRIGYLCRHIFCVFRQTKVDEIPINYVVSRWGRHVLPKLVFRVEFRCGVDLSPVSLTRNNLVDCFSEALQAVVGDRAAMEDFIEKIKGWTKELTDARRGKRIVEATETQVMADMLGVVVEDESSTPISCSNPQGVRNKGCGTNKRMIEPGERAVQNHQKPQRLCITCNRFVTGHDSRNCPKKRKTAEP